One Actinomadura viridis genomic region harbors:
- a CDS encoding M20 family metallopeptidase, producing MEASSSEAPARCVEQIDRDRLARTLCELIELPSVNPFGGVPQDADQGEGRVAAYLHDRLVRLGWTSEIDEYAPGRFNTLARLPGTSGGRSLMLAGHMDTVETTGYPEALTGVVRDGKVYGRGACDMKAALACYLEVAEILAERSLRPAGDLLIAGVGDEEYRQEGAKALGASGPPADAVIIGEPTELTACLATKGLAAFELRVTGEATHSSVPQHGTNAILAAARLLGRLEEHQRTLDRRRHPLLGPPTMNVGVIEGGIKPNIVPSECRVQFSRRLLPGENPSDVRADVVADLEPGAWSLGEAWWTVAPYELPEGHWLAAALLKAAELSEAPDPSPRGFPASSDAAYFGSPVALFGPGSLAQAHSLDEWVSISDMVTATAVYLRTASLISG from the coding sequence ATGGAAGCCTCATCATCGGAGGCGCCGGCCCGTTGCGTGGAACAGATCGACCGCGACCGGCTGGCACGGACCCTCTGCGAGCTCATCGAGCTGCCGAGCGTGAACCCCTTCGGCGGCGTACCGCAGGACGCGGACCAGGGAGAGGGAAGGGTGGCGGCCTACCTCCACGACCGCCTCGTAAGACTCGGCTGGACGAGTGAGATCGACGAGTACGCCCCCGGCCGGTTCAACACGCTGGCACGGCTTCCCGGCACATCCGGGGGACGATCTCTGATGCTGGCCGGCCACATGGACACGGTGGAGACCACCGGGTACCCCGAAGCGCTCACAGGAGTCGTGCGCGACGGCAAGGTCTACGGGCGCGGCGCCTGCGACATGAAGGCCGCGCTCGCCTGCTACCTGGAGGTCGCCGAGATACTGGCCGAACGATCACTCAGGCCGGCCGGGGACCTGCTGATCGCGGGCGTCGGTGACGAGGAGTACCGCCAGGAGGGCGCCAAAGCGCTCGGCGCGTCCGGACCCCCGGCCGACGCGGTGATCATCGGTGAGCCGACCGAGCTGACCGCCTGCTTGGCCACCAAGGGGCTCGCCGCCTTCGAGTTGCGCGTGACCGGTGAGGCCACGCACAGCAGCGTGCCCCAGCACGGCACCAACGCCATCCTCGCGGCGGCGCGGCTGCTCGGCCGCCTTGAGGAGCATCAGCGCACACTCGACCGGCGCCGGCATCCCCTCCTGGGCCCTCCCACGATGAACGTGGGCGTCATCGAGGGCGGCATCAAGCCCAACATCGTTCCCTCCGAATGCCGTGTTCAGTTCAGCCGCCGCCTTCTGCCAGGGGAGAACCCCTCCGATGTCCGCGCCGACGTCGTGGCGGACCTGGAACCAGGAGCGTGGTCGCTCGGCGAGGCGTGGTGGACCGTGGCCCCCTACGAACTCCCCGAAGGGCATTGGCTGGCCGCGGCACTGCTGAAGGCCGCCGAACTCAGCGAGGCTCCTGATCCGAGCCCGCGAGGGTTCCCCGCGAGTTCCGACGCGGCGTACTTCGGTTCTCCGGTGGCGCTGTTCGGCCCGGGCTCACTGGCCCAAGCGCACAGCCTCGATGAGTGGGTGTCCATCAGCGACATGGTCACGGCGACCGCCGTGTACCTGCGCACAGCATCTCTGATCTCGGGTTGA
- a CDS encoding DUF3311 domain-containing protein: MWLRLVLAALPFAFFLGVVPWVNRTEPYVLGLPFFLFWLSLSIALTSVCMAVVYRLDPANRPDPAGSEEEG, from the coding sequence ATGTGGTTGCGTCTCGTCCTGGCCGCGTTGCCGTTCGCGTTCTTCCTGGGGGTGGTCCCCTGGGTCAACCGCACCGAGCCCTACGTCCTCGGCCTGCCGTTCTTCCTGTTCTGGCTGAGCCTGTCAATCGCGCTCACCTCCGTCTGCATGGCGGTGGTGTACCGGCTGGATCCGGCCAACCGGCCCGACCCGGCCGGCAGTGAGGAGGAGGGCTGA
- a CDS encoding sodium:solute symporter family protein — MFVSLALIALTLAVAVYLGVQARGRKAMDLERWAVGGRSLGGVFVFLLMAGEIYTTTTFLGISGFIYANGGAAYYILAYVTLAYVVSYWLLPVLWRYAKQHGLVSQADFFAKKYDSPGLGVVVTIIGIAGMVPFLVLQLKGLGIIVSEASYGAVSPAAAIVAGGVLLTGYVALSGLLAAAWTSTVKDILIVVVVAFLGVYLPFKHFGGVGELFAAVEKARPHFAELHTDSLGLSWYVSTVLVSTLGFYMWPHLFTATFSARKESTFRKNAVVFPLYQLFLLFVFFVGFTAVLAVPGLPAGQADLSLLRLAKESLPPVVIGLVGGAGLLAALVPGAMLLNTTSTLVANNVYKPLRRESDAGRVARLMVPCVGAVSVYLALIDGAAIVTLLLLAYALVTQLAPALLLSLLPRNPANSRGVGAGMLAGTGTIAYLTVNGLTVADVAPFLPPALLHVNVGVLALGVNVVVLVLVTLATFRRAPVLTARGSA; from the coding sequence ATGTTCGTCTCGCTGGCGCTGATCGCGCTGACCCTGGCCGTGGCCGTCTACCTCGGGGTACAGGCCCGCGGACGCAAGGCCATGGACCTGGAGAGATGGGCCGTCGGCGGACGATCGCTGGGAGGCGTCTTCGTATTCCTGCTGATGGCCGGGGAAATCTACACGACCACCACGTTCCTCGGCATCAGCGGGTTCATCTATGCCAACGGCGGTGCCGCCTACTACATCCTCGCGTACGTCACCCTCGCCTATGTGGTGTCGTACTGGCTGCTTCCCGTGCTGTGGCGGTACGCGAAGCAGCACGGCCTGGTGTCGCAGGCGGACTTCTTCGCCAAGAAGTACGACAGCCCCGGCCTCGGCGTCGTCGTCACGATCATCGGGATCGCCGGCATGGTCCCGTTCCTCGTCCTGCAGCTGAAGGGGCTCGGCATCATCGTCTCCGAGGCCTCCTACGGCGCGGTGTCCCCCGCCGCTGCGATCGTGGCCGGGGGCGTCCTGCTGACGGGGTACGTCGCGCTGTCCGGGTTGCTCGCGGCGGCCTGGACATCGACGGTGAAGGACATCCTCATCGTGGTCGTCGTGGCCTTCCTCGGCGTCTACCTGCCCTTCAAGCACTTCGGCGGCGTCGGAGAGCTGTTCGCAGCGGTCGAGAAGGCCCGGCCACACTTCGCCGAACTCCACACCGACAGCCTCGGCCTGTCCTGGTACGTATCCACGGTCCTGGTGTCCACACTCGGCTTCTACATGTGGCCGCACCTCTTCACCGCGACGTTCTCGGCACGGAAGGAGTCGACGTTCAGGAAGAACGCCGTCGTCTTCCCGCTCTACCAGCTGTTCCTGCTGTTCGTGTTCTTCGTCGGCTTCACGGCCGTGCTGGCCGTCCCGGGCCTGCCCGCCGGGCAGGCCGACCTGTCGTTGCTGCGGCTGGCCAAGGAGTCGCTGCCGCCCGTCGTCATCGGGCTCGTCGGCGGCGCCGGGCTGCTGGCCGCGCTGGTGCCCGGAGCGATGTTGCTGAACACCACCTCGACCCTGGTCGCGAACAACGTCTACAAGCCGCTCCGCAGGGAATCCGACGCCGGCCGGGTGGCGCGTCTCATGGTGCCCTGCGTGGGCGCGGTATCGGTCTACCTCGCGCTGATCGACGGAGCGGCGATCGTCACCCTCCTGCTGCTCGCCTACGCGCTGGTGACCCAGCTCGCCCCCGCGCTGCTGCTCAGCCTGCTGCCGCGGAATCCGGCCAACAGCCGGGGCGTCGGCGCGGGCATGCTGGCCGGCACCGGCACCATCGCCTACCTGACCGTGAACGGCCTGACGGTGGCGGACGTGGCGCCGTTCCTCCCCCCGGCGCTGCTGCACGTCAACGTGGGCGTGCTCGCACTGGGCGTGAACGTCGTCGTGCTGGTCCTGGTCACCCTCGCCACGTTCCGGCGGGCGCCCGTCCTCACTGCCCGAGGAAGCGCGTAG
- a CDS encoding TetR/AcrR family transcriptional regulator, translated as MPRTPAAVAGETPRRIRSAAIGLFAERGFHGTGIRDIATGAGITLSSLYHHFGSKDDLLVDIMVTSTEPLKRAAEEARRALPTPAEQLAMLIEQHVWAHVTDRLAKIVTDTELRALSGERRERVIALRDAYESVWRSTVEDGVASQVFTVPNTKALTIGLLEMCTAVSHWFRPSGELELHELCRTYADGGLALMRAARDGRPVRRAELDIGEPTRFLGQ; from the coding sequence ATGCCGCGCACGCCTGCCGCCGTAGCGGGTGAGACGCCTCGCCGTATCCGCTCGGCGGCCATCGGCCTCTTCGCCGAGCGGGGGTTTCACGGTACGGGCATCCGCGACATCGCGACGGGGGCCGGCATCACGCTCTCGTCCCTGTATCACCACTTCGGCAGCAAGGACGACCTGCTGGTGGACATCATGGTCACCAGCACGGAGCCGCTCAAGCGCGCGGCCGAGGAGGCGCGGCGGGCGCTGCCGACGCCCGCCGAGCAGCTGGCGATGCTCATCGAGCAGCATGTGTGGGCGCACGTCACCGACCGGCTGGCCAAGATCGTCACCGACACGGAGCTGCGGGCCCTCTCCGGGGAGCGCCGCGAACGCGTGATCGCCCTGCGCGACGCGTACGAGAGCGTCTGGCGCTCCACCGTGGAGGACGGCGTCGCCTCCCAGGTGTTCACGGTGCCCAACACCAAGGCCCTGACCATCGGCCTCCTGGAGATGTGCACCGCGGTGTCCCACTGGTTCCGGCCGAGCGGCGAGCTGGAACTGCACGAACTGTGCCGCACCTACGCCGACGGCGGGCTGGCGCTGATGCGCGCCGCACGGGACGGACGTCCCGTGCGGCGCGCGGAGCTCGACATCGGTGAACCTACGCGCTTCCTCGGGCAGTGA
- a CDS encoding SDR family NAD(P)-dependent oxidoreductase, with amino-acid sequence MSSSSQSRHESGFHGTAVVVTGGAKGIGAAIVRRLGASGASVAVVDLDTEAAEALAREVPGAFAVRADVGDYAGLGRAMDDACARMDGLDVLINNAGWDHVRRFTDTDPALWDKLIHINLKGVLNATHLALPRLVERGGGRIVNVASDAGRVGSSGEAVYAACKGGTIAFTKSIARETARRGIAVNCVCPGPTDTPLLEEIKRDDRAAATMDAIVRATPTRRPARPEEIAEAVAFFAAAPAHITGQVLSVSGGLSMVG; translated from the coding sequence ATGAGCAGTTCTTCTCAGTCCCGCCACGAGTCCGGCTTTCACGGCACCGCCGTGGTCGTGACCGGTGGCGCCAAAGGCATCGGCGCGGCGATCGTTCGCAGGCTCGGTGCGTCCGGCGCGTCCGTCGCCGTGGTCGACCTCGACACGGAGGCGGCGGAGGCGCTCGCCCGGGAGGTGCCCGGCGCTTTCGCGGTGCGGGCCGACGTGGGTGACTACGCCGGCCTCGGCCGGGCCATGGACGACGCCTGCGCGCGCATGGACGGCCTGGACGTGCTGATCAACAACGCCGGGTGGGATCACGTGCGGCGCTTCACCGACACCGACCCGGCCCTGTGGGACAAGCTCATCCACATCAACCTCAAGGGCGTGCTCAACGCCACCCACCTTGCCCTCCCGAGGCTGGTGGAGCGGGGCGGCGGCAGGATCGTGAACGTGGCCAGCGACGCCGGCCGGGTCGGCTCGTCGGGCGAGGCCGTCTACGCCGCGTGCAAGGGCGGCACGATCGCGTTCACCAAGTCGATCGCCCGCGAGACCGCGCGCCGTGGCATCGCCGTGAACTGCGTCTGCCCGGGCCCCACGGACACCCCGCTGCTGGAAGAGATCAAGCGGGACGACCGGGCCGCGGCCACCATGGACGCCATCGTCCGTGCGACGCCGACGCGGCGGCCGGCCCGGCCGGAGGAGATCGCCGAGGCGGTCGCCTTCTTCGCCGCGGCTCCCGCCCACATCACCGGCCAGGTCCTGTCCGTCAGCGGCGGGCTGTCGATGGTGGGCTGA
- a CDS encoding AMP-binding protein: MTRDVGTLSDLVDGYSRTRPDHPALRVEDATLTYGRLAAQVRSVAAGFVENGVRAGQTVAFVLPNCVEFVVAWLALGRIGAVAAPVNTALLGDGLRTVLRTSRAEVAVVDERFLPAMKEVVSEGADLRMIFVRGRAETGIDTIPIRSWNDLATHPGSAPRSTTGPGDPSILLFTSGSTGRSKACVLSHRYVHRQAEIFTDQLGLTAEDVLFCPFPLFHADAAIFTVAPAFALGATAALVERFSVRRFWEQVRHYQATVFDYMGATLTMLYKQRPAPDDADNPARLGWGVPLPGWAGEFERRFGVELVEVYGLSDTGIVLYNRPGEPRRPGSCGRPVHPFDVRVLDPDGFEVPGGEVGEICIRPLEPHVILSEYAGMPEATVQAWRDLWFHTGDLAHRDEEGFFYFAGRGADVIRRRGENISALEIEAVIGEHPAVLEVAAFGVPSELTEEEVMITVALRAGARLDAETLLAYCRERLPRHMVPRYVEFTGVLPKTPTEKVAKHALKSRGVGGSTFDREAGG, translated from the coding sequence ATGACGCGGGACGTGGGGACGCTCAGCGACCTCGTCGACGGGTATTCACGGACGCGGCCTGACCATCCCGCACTGCGGGTGGAGGACGCGACGCTCACTTACGGCCGGCTCGCGGCGCAGGTTCGTTCGGTGGCCGCCGGCTTCGTGGAGAACGGCGTTCGCGCGGGGCAGACCGTGGCCTTCGTTCTGCCGAACTGCGTCGAGTTCGTCGTCGCCTGGCTGGCGTTGGGGCGTATCGGAGCCGTCGCGGCACCCGTGAACACGGCGCTCCTCGGCGATGGGCTCAGGACCGTGCTGCGGACGAGCCGGGCCGAGGTCGCGGTCGTCGATGAGCGGTTCCTTCCGGCGATGAAGGAGGTGGTCTCCGAGGGCGCGGACCTGCGCATGATCTTCGTCCGTGGCCGCGCCGAAACCGGCATCGACACGATCCCGATCCGGTCGTGGAACGACCTGGCGACGCACCCGGGCTCCGCTCCGCGTTCCACGACCGGCCCCGGCGATCCCAGCATCCTGTTGTTCACCTCGGGGAGCACCGGCCGGTCGAAGGCCTGCGTCCTCTCTCACCGGTACGTGCACCGGCAGGCGGAGATCTTCACCGACCAGCTCGGCTTGACGGCGGAGGATGTGCTCTTCTGCCCGTTCCCGCTGTTCCATGCCGATGCGGCCATCTTCACCGTTGCTCCCGCCTTCGCGTTGGGCGCGACCGCGGCGCTCGTCGAACGGTTCTCCGTGCGACGTTTCTGGGAGCAGGTACGCCACTACCAGGCGACCGTTTTCGATTACATGGGTGCGACTCTGACCATGCTGTACAAACAGCGGCCGGCACCCGACGACGCCGACAATCCGGCCAGGCTCGGCTGGGGGGTCCCGCTGCCCGGCTGGGCCGGGGAGTTCGAGCGCAGGTTCGGCGTCGAACTGGTCGAGGTGTACGGCCTCAGCGATACCGGCATCGTGCTGTACAACCGCCCGGGCGAACCCCGTCGCCCTGGTTCGTGCGGCCGGCCCGTCCATCCCTTCGATGTCAGGGTCCTGGACCCTGACGGCTTCGAGGTGCCCGGCGGTGAGGTCGGGGAGATCTGCATCCGGCCTCTCGAGCCGCATGTGATCCTCAGCGAGTACGCCGGCATGCCGGAGGCCACCGTCCAGGCATGGCGTGACCTGTGGTTCCACACCGGAGACCTCGCGCACCGCGACGAGGAGGGATTCTTCTACTTCGCCGGACGCGGAGCCGACGTGATCCGGCGGCGCGGAGAGAACATCTCCGCCCTCGAGATCGAGGCCGTCATCGGCGAGCACCCGGCCGTGTTGGAAGTGGCCGCGTTCGGCGTCCCGAGTGAACTCACCGAAGAAGAGGTGATGATCACGGTGGCGCTGCGGGCGGGGGCCCGGCTCGACGCGGAGACACTGCTCGCCTACTGCCGGGAACGGCTACCGCGTCACATGGTGCCGCGATACGTCGAATTCACCGGAGTGCTTCCCAAGACGCCCACCGAGAAGGTCGCCAAGCACGCGCTCAAGTCGCGCGGAGTGGGCGGCTCCACCTTCGACCGGGAAGCCGGCGGCTGA
- a CDS encoding enoyl-CoA hydratase/isomerase family protein, with translation MSPPCLESIDRYNSLMSLECATATGGGRAEHVLLHRQGPVSVVTLNRPEVRNALSRRMLRDLIGVLVEAEGCQETGAIVLTGAGPGFCSGDDLSEAASTDAATFDQSIGLLQRLTRTLLDLKKPSIAAINGAAMGGGLELTLACDLRVAAQRAVFACPEVAWGLVVTNGASVLLPAIVGHGRARDMVLTGRTFDAAWALAAGLVGEVLPDDRLLDRAMALAEGMASRSQAVRLTRRLFDDAGKEAIVNALAREAEAVGRARRGPAGEKGLRDFAARRSGEGTGR, from the coding sequence ATGTCCCCTCCTTGCTTGGAATCGATCGATCGATACAATAGCCTCATGTCACTCGAATGCGCCACGGCCACCGGGGGCGGCCGTGCAGAGCACGTGTTGCTCCACCGTCAAGGACCCGTCTCGGTGGTGACGTTGAACCGCCCCGAGGTGCGGAACGCGCTGTCCCGCCGGATGTTGCGCGATCTCATCGGCGTGCTGGTCGAGGCGGAGGGGTGCCAGGAGACGGGGGCGATCGTGCTGACCGGCGCCGGGCCCGGGTTCTGCTCGGGCGATGACCTGTCCGAGGCCGCGAGCACCGATGCCGCGACGTTCGATCAGAGCATCGGGCTGCTTCAACGGCTCACCAGGACGCTGCTCGACCTGAAGAAGCCGAGCATCGCCGCGATCAACGGTGCGGCGATGGGAGGCGGGCTTGAGCTGACGCTGGCCTGCGACCTGCGCGTGGCCGCCCAGCGTGCGGTGTTCGCGTGCCCCGAGGTGGCGTGGGGGCTGGTGGTCACCAACGGCGCCTCGGTGCTGCTGCCGGCCATCGTCGGGCATGGCCGTGCCCGCGACATGGTGCTCACGGGGAGGACCTTCGACGCCGCGTGGGCTCTGGCGGCCGGCCTGGTGGGCGAGGTGCTACCCGACGATCGGCTTCTGGACCGGGCCATGGCGCTCGCCGAGGGCATGGCGAGCCGGTCGCAGGCCGTTCGCCTGACCAGGCGGTTGTTCGATGATGCAGGCAAGGAGGCCATCGTGAACGCGCTGGCGCGGGAGGCGGAGGCCGTGGGGAGGGCCCGGCGCGGCCCGGCGGGCGAGAAGGGCCTTCGTGACTTCGCCGCCCGTCGTTCGGGTGAAGGGACAGGGCGATGA
- a CDS encoding enoyl-CoA hydratase/isomerase family protein: protein MDRYAAYQRLNVSWASHGVLKVTIDNPGRANALDAVGHTEITRIWRDAEADERVRAVLVTGAGRTFSAGGDLDWVQSFADDPQARIAGLREARELVTNLIEFSKPVVSSVRGAAVGAGLVVALLADVSVVAKDARLIDGHTRLGVAAGDHAPLVWPLLCGLAKAKYYLLTCDPLDGAEAERIGLVSLAVDDGDVLDQATDIAVRLAGGAPTALRWTKQALNSWLRAAMPHFDAALALEFLGFAGPEAGEGIAALREKRTPVF from the coding sequence ATGGACCGCTACGCGGCCTACCAACGGCTGAACGTGAGCTGGGCGTCGCACGGTGTACTGAAGGTGACGATCGACAACCCCGGCCGCGCCAACGCCCTCGACGCGGTGGGACACACCGAGATCACCCGCATCTGGCGCGACGCCGAAGCCGACGAGCGGGTCCGCGCCGTCCTGGTCACCGGGGCCGGTCGCACGTTCAGCGCCGGCGGAGATCTCGACTGGGTGCAGAGCTTCGCGGACGACCCGCAAGCCCGGATCGCCGGCCTGCGCGAGGCCCGGGAACTCGTGACCAACCTCATCGAGTTCTCCAAGCCCGTCGTCTCCTCGGTGCGCGGAGCGGCGGTCGGTGCAGGACTCGTGGTGGCACTGCTCGCGGACGTGTCCGTGGTCGCCAAGGACGCCCGCCTGATCGACGGCCACACCAGACTGGGCGTGGCGGCGGGTGACCACGCCCCCCTCGTCTGGCCGCTGCTGTGCGGGCTGGCCAAGGCCAAGTACTACCTGCTCACCTGCGATCCGCTGGACGGCGCGGAGGCCGAGCGCATCGGCCTGGTGTCCCTCGCGGTCGACGACGGGGACGTCCTCGACCAGGCCACCGACATCGCCGTCCGGCTGGCCGGAGGCGCCCCCACCGCCCTGCGATGGACCAAGCAGGCCCTCAACTCCTGGCTTCGTGCGGCCATGCCGCACTTCGACGCCGCGCTCGCCCTCGAGTTCCTCGGTTTCGCCGGCCCTGAGGCGGGGGAGGGGATCGCGGCCCTCAGAGAGAAGCGCACACCCGTGTTCTAG
- a CDS encoding Hint domain-containing protein: protein MRNREVAGQHAQNACPDAQDTVILLVASVVAAITVVAIPDTVVKDIRAGVCRVAGGEDCVPGARPGPGASPSRSPGGSPGLPSTSTPGGSTPELLEYQAAQAALAQAERDAQGVENEWNDFNLLKEIVKLGLDWLAGDIINCIKKPNLSDCIWGLLALVPWGKIGKALKSIPKVVKLIDRFLDLKRRLEKARDARRAARSRLDKALQACQGRPGNSFPPGTPVLMADGRRTPIEQVAVGDLVWAADPATGRAGPRRVDRTIVGSGRKDLVDLRVDLDGALGGPTARVTATAGHPFWVAAAGDWIDAGRLVFGDVLTTPTGHPVAVIDSHRRTREQRVHNLTVEGLHTFYVSTGGRDLLVHNQGGPTTGACDLLARQRAKISQDIDSALRRGRYEDADNLIDQAQANADAARRAANQNPTPANRNAANAAQREVDLLRKKVVDTKIDTAMRSANEGSRLEATTAKSLRHIVRDFNRKYGPNGSLGEIDIETNKAIIEVAGGRKYSKEGQLEGLINNRTKNPTGKPVILLATQLSGKQAALARQTGAIVVRTEYELKQVLRSLGEPV, encoded by the coding sequence ATGCGCAACCGGGAAGTGGCCGGACAGCACGCTCAGAACGCCTGCCCTGACGCGCAGGACACCGTGATCTTGCTGGTGGCCTCGGTCGTCGCCGCGATCACCGTCGTGGCCATCCCCGACACCGTCGTCAAGGACATCCGCGCCGGGGTGTGCCGGGTCGCCGGCGGGGAGGACTGCGTCCCGGGCGCGCGGCCCGGCCCGGGCGCCTCCCCGAGCCGCTCGCCGGGCGGCTCGCCGGGCCTGCCCTCCACCTCCACGCCCGGCGGATCGACGCCCGAGCTGCTGGAGTACCAGGCCGCCCAGGCGGCCCTGGCCCAGGCCGAGCGGGACGCGCAGGGCGTCGAGAACGAGTGGAACGACTTCAACCTCCTCAAGGAGATCGTCAAGCTCGGCCTTGACTGGCTCGCCGGCGACATCATCAACTGCATCAAGAAGCCGAACCTCAGTGACTGCATCTGGGGCCTGCTGGCGCTCGTTCCCTGGGGCAAGATCGGCAAGGCGCTGAAGTCCATCCCCAAGGTCGTCAAGCTGATCGACCGCTTCCTGGACCTGAAGCGGCGGCTGGAAAAGGCCCGCGACGCCCGCAGGGCCGCCCGGTCCCGGCTCGACAAGGCCCTGCAGGCATGCCAGGGCAGACCTGGCAACAGCTTCCCGCCCGGCACCCCTGTGCTCATGGCCGACGGGCGCCGAACGCCCATCGAGCAGGTGGCCGTCGGGGACCTCGTCTGGGCCGCCGACCCCGCAACCGGACGGGCCGGGCCGCGCCGGGTCGACCGCACCATCGTCGGCAGCGGTCGCAAGGATCTGGTGGACCTGCGGGTCGACCTCGATGGCGCGCTGGGCGGCCCCACCGCGCGAGTGACCGCCACCGCCGGCCACCCGTTCTGGGTGGCCGCCGCAGGCGACTGGATCGACGCCGGCCGGCTCGTGTTCGGCGACGTCCTGACCACGCCGACCGGCCATCCGGTGGCGGTGATCGACTCGCACCGCCGCACGCGCGAGCAGCGCGTCCACAACCTCACCGTCGAGGGCCTGCACACCTTCTACGTGTCCACCGGCGGGCGCGACCTGCTCGTCCACAACCAGGGCGGCCCGACCACGGGCGCCTGCGACCTGCTCGCCCGCCAGCGAGCGAAGATCAGCCAGGACATCGACAGCGCGCTCAGGCGGGGCCGGTACGAAGACGCGGACAACCTCATCGACCAGGCCCAGGCCAACGCCGACGCGGCCCGCCGGGCGGCGAACCAGAACCCGACCCCCGCCAACCGGAACGCCGCCAACGCGGCGCAGCGCGAGGTCGACCTGCTGCGGAAGAAGGTCGTCGACACCAAGATCGACACCGCGATGCGGTCGGCGAACGAGGGCAGCCGCCTTGAGGCGACCACCGCCAAGTCCCTTCGCCACATCGTGCGCGATTTCAATCGCAAATACGGGCCCAACGGTTCACTGGGCGAGATCGACATCGAGACCAACAAGGCCATCATCGAAGTCGCCGGCGGCCGGAAGTACTCAAAAGAGGGCCAGCTCGAAGGACTGATCAATAACAGAACAAAGAATCCCACCGGAAAGCCGGTGATCCTGCTCGCCACCCAGCTGTCCGGGAAGCAGGCCGCGCTGGCCAGGCAGACGGGTGCTATCGTGGTGCGCACCGAATATGAACTCAAACAGGTTCTGCGAAGCCTGGGTGAACCGGTCTGA
- a CDS encoding DUF5996 family protein produces MTSPATTSWPSLRVSDWIPTRETLHMWTQIVGKIRMAHAPLLNHWWQVTLYVSPRGLTTSAIPHRTGAFEIEFDFVGHRLEVRSSDSGTRSLPLRPMPVAEFYSRVLDMLDRLGIEAPIRPHPNEVEPAIPFAEDHVHASYDGEAATLFWRQLLQANRVIGEFRSHFVGKVSPVHFFWGGMDLACTRFSGRAAPPHPGGVPNCGDWVMVEGYSRELSSCGFWPGGGEEGAFYSYAYPEPDGFADQPIGPEGAYFSTEFQQFLLPYEAVRAAPDPDRAVTEFLHTTYEAAANRGHWDRPALEDDPFRWHRTPAPQGNKDA; encoded by the coding sequence ATGACCAGCCCCGCCACGACGAGCTGGCCGAGCCTGCGGGTCTCGGACTGGATTCCCACCCGCGAGACCCTGCACATGTGGACCCAGATCGTGGGGAAGATCCGCATGGCCCACGCTCCGCTGCTCAACCACTGGTGGCAGGTGACCCTGTACGTCAGCCCGCGCGGGTTGACGACGTCGGCCATCCCGCACCGCACAGGCGCCTTCGAGATCGAGTTCGACTTCGTCGGCCACCGGCTCGAGGTCCGCAGCAGCGACAGCGGTACGCGGAGCCTCCCGCTCCGGCCGATGCCGGTCGCCGAGTTCTACTCCCGGGTCCTGGACATGCTCGACCGGCTCGGGATCGAGGCACCGATCCGGCCGCACCCCAACGAGGTCGAGCCGGCGATCCCCTTCGCCGAGGACCACGTCCACGCCTCCTACGACGGCGAGGCGGCCACCCTGTTCTGGCGCCAGCTGCTGCAGGCGAACCGGGTGATCGGCGAGTTCCGGTCGCACTTCGTCGGCAAGGTCAGTCCGGTGCACTTCTTCTGGGGAGGAATGGACCTCGCCTGCACCCGCTTCTCCGGGCGGGCGGCTCCGCCGCACCCCGGTGGAGTACCCAACTGCGGGGATTGGGTCATGGTCGAGGGCTACTCCCGGGAACTGTCCAGCTGCGGGTTCTGGCCCGGCGGTGGAGAGGAAGGCGCCTTCTACTCCTACGCCTACCCCGAACCCGATGGGTTCGCCGATCAGCCGATCGGCCCCGAAGGGGCCTACTTCAGCACCGAGTTCCAGCAGTTCCTGCTGCCCTACGAGGCCGTCCGCGCCGCACCCGATCCCGACCGCGCGGTCACCGAGTTCCTCCACACCACCTATGAAGCCGCCGCGAACCGCGGACACTGGGACCGCCCCGCGCTGGAAGACGACCCCTTCCGATGGCATCGAACCCCAGCACCTCAAGGAAACAAGGACGCCTGA